The genomic interval ATAGTAGGTTTTTAGGTTTTGAGACACAACtttagtcatttttatgtttaattgttGATTAGACCAATATATTGTAGCATACATTAAGAAGTCTAATTTGATTCTCTCAGGACGAGAGGATGGGCCGAGATCCAGAGCTGCACCGAGAGCACATGGACAAGCTGGTGAGAGAAGAGCTGGAGCGCTGGGAGTCTGATGACACCATGTCACAGGTGAGCCACCATCAGGCCACTCCCATCATCCCGTCTGCTCAGCTCCGCCCACGCAGCTCCCGCTCACCATCCTCACTGTCCAACGAGGGTCCAGATGGAGCGGCCAGTGGGGCTGCCAACATGTGAAGGGttttaattgtaaaaacattCCTACAGATCATGAAGTCCACAATTTGTTCTCCAGTGCCATGCCTGGTGCAGTGCACTGGGCAAAATTTACTTAAACAGTATTAAAGGTCCGTCCCAAAGCCACAGTATTAAGTTAAATagtaataactattaataaataaacattaagagTTAAATAGTCCTGCAAAAAGCTATTTATTTGGGTTTCtttatattaaagttaaaatgggCTTTATGATGCAAAAGTTGAGATAAatggagtttttttttagttctaaAACACAGTTtccttattatttaataaaaacattttttttgaatatgttattgaaataaattagattttaaggTCAGTCAGTGGAAGCTTAACTTTGGTTTGCCCATAATAACCAggtacatttaaatgcattttgaaattgaTGTACATTTAGCTTTTTTCAGCAATCTTAGCTATTATTACTTCTATTCAGTATATTATTTTCCTATCAAGCTATAACTAATTTACTGTATGCATTGATCCCAAAATTGCAATACATTAGTAATGGctgttaagcaaaaaaaaaaaatagttaaattaatgCATCTATGTGAACCTAACAGTCACAAAAAATTACCTTGTCACCATCTGGTTGGAAGTCATTGGCTTGGGAAAGTATATAAGAAGTACATTTGATCACATTTTTTGTACTGTATCCTGCGATGGTTGAATGCAGTGCTTACAGTGTGGATGAAACGCAGTATAGATATGCATTATTCTCACTAACCTACAATATTAAAGTCCATTTTCATCCATAATGAAGAAACCAGATGGAAAGCTTACAGTAATGAAGGAAATAATGTTCAACAAggatcagtatatatatatatatatatatatataaagggaaaATAGCTATTCTTACACACAATTATACCTTACAATGCATCTCTTACATGAGAAGTAAACATTCATAATTTTCAAACAGTGAAGGTGGTCGCACAAaactttatatataaactatGCATTTGGTAATCAGCTTTTGTGCATTTTTCCCTCAGTTTGCTTTGCATATTTTGCAGTTCACATCTTGTTTTAGTACAAGCGTGGCATGTTTTGTTTAACATATATacgtaaatgtatttttaataattatgattCTTAAATCATTTTGATACTTTAACAAACTTCGATTTGGAGTGCATCTGATTTCATGGGAAACCCATGTACTATTTGTCTTAAGGTTGGATTTACAGAGCTTTTCATGATTCCCTAAATGTAAAGTGTATAGTTTCTGCACAACTAGCATCAGCAAACtgctaaaataattgttttcataaGTTGTATAAATATACAGTCAGACAGGTAACCACTTGTGCCAGATGTGATATGTTGGGTCGCtcaaatcagtgtttggtgctgcttaagaaacagaaattacacacttcttCTGAAAGCTTAAGAAAAAGgtcaaaaaacttttttgttcaaTTTCCTCTAACTCTGTATGGTACTCTGTTGTTGTCAGATTCTATTACAGTTTAATATGACagtctttcaaaataaaatccaTTCAGACTCAAATCATGTGCTCATTATTTGGCTTGATCCCAGTCATAATGCCCTCTAACAAAGTGACTATATGATCTGTACAATAGGGATATTGTGTAGTTATCAGCATAGCCACCAAGTTTACTAGCTTTTATCCATGGTTTTAGCATTGTTAATGTGGATTAGGCCACATTAAGACCAGTTACACGGATTATGAAGGAGCGAGTCGTACCAGGCCTGTGACTGAAGGAACAATGAAAGAgttgacaaaatatttacattgaaCTTAATCATTTCAGTGAAGGTAACAATGTAATCTTATGAAATGCTCTTATTTAGGATATcttgtttttttctaataaactaataatgttTCGATGTATTAGTACACTAACAATCAACATGAAACATTCACATAAAACCCATTTTATTCCACTAATGCAATACGTTCGAACAGAATAAGAAAGAAAAGTAAATTTAGGGACACATTGATTACCAGAAAAATAATGTGAACTGATTAACTATTCACGGTAAGGCCGGacatgatgtgtttttgtaaagtaaAGAGAGCTGATTTTACTATGAATTCTACAGTCTTGAATTTGGGACGAGATCAGTATAGAAATCCCATCCCATCTACCAAAATTATATTGTAAGATAGCAGAATTGAGTGTGTTAATGTGTGATGATTCTTAAAGCCAACAATAATCGGAACATTTACGAGAATTTCGGAATGAATCGGAGCTTGATGTAAGCGATGATGAGAAAAATCAAAGTCATGAGCGCAAGTGCTATGTGGTTGTGCCATAAACCCCAGGATGAGTAATCGATTCCTTGGAACGCCAGATGCTGTTCTCCTGTGCACCTGTCAAATATTATGCAATAGAAGATTATGCTGAAATATACGCTACCATCACACTGACaccaaaattaagttttttaacTAATTAGTAAGATAAAGTGGCATAGTTAGGTGGCACTACTTGCACGGCAACCTTACACAATATATACAATTCTAAATATCTCTAAGTGCAAAACCAAACTTATTAGAAgactaatatatacatatgtttttaCATACATGAGGATGTCAGCAGCAGGGCTGCTCATCACGGCGGAGACATTCCCACAAAACTTCAGCCCCACAAACTCATTTATCTCCAATGCCTGTTCAAAGGATTAGACGTTCCTCAACcatcattaaaatattatctcAACAGAAAGTCTTTTAGTCACTCGGATGTAGGGCCAGAAGCGGAAGTTCATACCTCGAGTCCATAGCGAGGGATGCTGAGGTACTTCAGCCAGGACAGCCAGTCCATGATGCTCTTCAGGTTAACCAGCAGACCAGAGAAGATCTGGACACACATGCAATTCAAGTTCTGCGGTAAAAAGACTTGTTCTGAGGCGTGCGATTGTGTGAACTTGCCATCATGAAGATGAAGCTGATGGTCATGAAGATGTTGGCCACGGCCACCACTGATTGGTCAGCTGAGATGGCCATGGTCATGGACGCAGCTGCACAAGAAACCAGAATCACTGTCAACATGAAGATGAAGAATGCTGCCACTGTGGGTTTTAACCCTGTAAAACAAAGATTTCAACATATTAGAACATCCGCAAACGTGCACGcagaaatacatttgaattaaaacTGTATAACGTTTACAGAAAACTGGTGGATCTTACAATTCAATTAAACAATTAAGACATTAAGCACTGTTTCTTTAAGGTATAATAATTTACAACATACCAATCATGAAATAAACAACAGCGGTGAAGAGTATGGTGGGGACTGTGCGCTGAGTGATGATGTCAGACAGGATCTTAGACAGGAAGTAGACAGACACTCTGTAGTATCCACTTGTGATTTcatgactgcaaaaaaaaaaaaaaaaaaaaagttaataaataacatGCTAATTTAAACTGCAGAGGTGGAACAGATGCATCCAATCCATAGCTGTCCTGCATATAACACAGAATGAATCACAGAGATTAAGTAgagaaataatgcaaaaatatgttaaaatatagaaACTGtgaattatgtatataaatgtatttaaaatagaataatctttaattatattttcatttattagaattatatttttcatttttaaattgtatatttattatatatattatattatattaaaatagcagtaatagtaaaaaaaaaacacttcaattgcatatttaaaaagttgAAGGCAGAaccaaaactgcatcaaagcagCTTTTTGATATTAGGGACagagacagttttttttatgcagCACTGCATTATTACAGATAATTTAGAGATCAAGGATatgcaaaaacagaaataaaatcactCGCAAGAACCTTTCAGTTTCTCATTGTTTATGTCTGGTTATTTGCAGCATCTGATTCTCCGTAGTAGCAAATCAAATATTTCTTGAGCTTTTCTAAATGTCAAACAGGTGTTGAAGCACTCACATAAACAGTTTGCGCTCAGTGATGAAGAGTTCGGCAGCCGAAAGTGTGCTGAAACATTGATTCGTTGTGATGAAGAACAAAACACCAAACCTGGAAAGAAAATGGTGTCATTTGCATTTAATGATtcaatagtaaatagtaaattgtagtaatagtaatatatatatagtacaggaTTTGTGTACTTTGTCCAGAATAATGGGAAGCTttatacatagacacacacggttttaataaaagcattaaataaaataaagtcactCAATTCCATTTACTTAAGAACGATTATCTCACCTGTTTTGTATGCCACTCTGGTCATCTTTGACTCCATAGAAGATTGCACCAACAATGGCAGCCATGAGGGTCGTGACAGCCAGCTGCCAAAAATAAAGATCATAATTCAAGCAGTGTGCTTTAAACTGGTAATAAATGATTTGAATGTAATTGACACATGAACATGATTTTATTAAGATATTCCTTTGAAGGTAAATATAGAAATACGTAAAGAAATGCATAAGAAAAAACTACTAGCAAATCAAATTCAACCAGtggcatgcacacacaaacaactgAGATCATTTACTCAAAGCTAATGGGCAGAAGGAGTGACAGTCGTCACAATAATCTCTTAAAGAATATGATCATTGTGAAGAACAGTTGGCTAAGCAAATACAGCCGAGCTCTGGATGATAAACCACTCTCCAATCCTGATGTCGAGGCACCAGCACTCAACTAACTCCAGTCAGGTGATGGTCTGATAGACACCATCCTGTCACACTTGTGAGACGTTTCTCCACACTGCATGATGAGAAATCATATCACTTCAGATCCTCGAGGCGGGTGAGACCCAGATCACAATGGTCACCAAATCCGCTTAACTTTGACTTTGAGAAATTAGTCGAAAGCCTCTGGGAGCAATCAGCTGTTAATAATTTGATGGTATTTGGTGGTTAATGAGCATCTAAGTCTCTAGAAAGTCTCTTTTGAGGAAAATCTGGAGCGGGATGGTAGTTGGGAGGGAGGAAATGGATCTAAACCATTGggcaatacatttttgtttagggAAATTTGTCTTAAACTGAATGcttgaatctcatgaaaacaaaaGCTGGTTACAATgcaaaggaataaattattgtcactttattttattttaaattaacataccattaactatgacttgcctcaattaactcctaatttgccTCTTATTTaaagttagtaaggtagttgtcagatttaggtattgggtaggaatAGGGATACTAATTATGGTTTGGCATAataagtgctttataagtactaataaacagccaatattttaataattggcaggctaataagcaactagttaatagtaaaaATTTGTCCCTATATTAAAGGGTTACCAGAATTATGACAAAAGTCTATATTGGAACCATTAGATGACATTGtaacattctttttttataataaatttttcatGTGTCtcaaggttttgttttgtttgtaattaCCATCACTCTCAATTTTCATACTACAATTCTCAGTACTGCAATACaggaataaagtaaaaatttatGCTAAGCATAATTGTACTAGAAGGCAGAAAATTATTGTTCTATAAGAAAATCATAATAGTcctacaaaacaattatttttttaaaaaaagcagtacattatatatcaaatattttaacatttttctggCATTACAGTAATAGGAACTAATGGACCTAATAACAGGCTTTatcttctttatgcaaaatatgatttcttattatacaaaaaaaaaaatccattttgaTTTTGGGGTTATATAGAAattatgtcacctacagtagcagcagaaattataaaattagaaattatattcaaattagaAATCTAAACTATTgacattttgatgtatttttaaatacagcaCTCTGTCGGTTTTGTGGTCACATtgctttaaaagaataaaataagaagttaatttatatttttagaaattaattaatatatatatatatatatatatatatatatatatatatatatatatatatatatatatatatatatatacacatacacacatacacacacacacacatatacatatatgcttGTTAACAATTTAGAGGAAGGTCAGACAGACCAAAGCCATATATACGGTGGTACCTGTGCTACTGAAGTCTGAGGGTTCAGCATTAGATTCCAGAAGGTTCTCCACAACACCCAGTGGAGCTGGTGGAAGAACGAGCTGTTGTAGGTGATGGTGTGACCCTTGGCTCTGATGTTGTTGTCTTTGGCCCAGGTGATACGCTCTAGCTCCGCTTTGATGCTCCGTGCATAACTGCAGTTTCTGTACTTCTCCACCAGCTGATCCTCAATAGACTGCTGGCTGACGGCTGCCACTTCAAACTCAAAATCTGCCAACAGCATTACACATGATGTCATGTAAAGTTATACACAATTCATAATCTACAAATAGTTGACAACACTAATAATATATGAACCCAACAGCTtatgttttttcttatttatggCCAAATACTTTGTAAATGCCTTTTAACTAGAAGCAAGACATGTTATAGGCTATTGTTGAAAAGTTCTACATTACATTTCTGTTGAGGAAATCAATTGACAAGCGAATCTGGCTCCTCAAAATCcatttaaatggaaatataaCAAAGTACCTCCGTTATTGTGAATCTTTGTCATGTTGGCAGCAGCACAGCTTCCATTAATGATGTCCAAGAAGAAATCAGCCGGGTTATTATGAGCTTCACAGGCGTATCCTACAATATCAATTGGAAAAAACACCATTAAGCGAAgaaatattagtatttaaaatattgtatttctgTAAAACATTCACATCTTTTGACACTTGACAGATATTAGAACTAATAATATTTGAAACGGATAAGAATATAACTTTTAGTATGGAAGCCAATTTCCgccactaaaataaaaaataaaacaaggtaattgtgactttttaatacaaaattctagtaaagtcacaattctgagtttcttttttctcgcagttgcaagtttatatctcgcaattttgGCTTTCTTTTTCCTAAGAATTGAGagtaataaagtcaaaattgcgagatataaactcgcaattaccttgtttcatcagttcattcaaTCATtggcggaaatgggcttccatacttTTATAGATTTAAGTCATTGTATCTGTAAATTATTCTACCAATGTTGGCAAAGTAGTCTAGAGCATCTTGAGTGGGACCATGATAAACTTGTTTGCCGTTGACCAACAGGGTGAGGCTGTCAAAGAGCCGGTAAATGGAGTATCGCGGCTGATGAATAGACATGATAATGGTTCGCCCCTGACCGGCCATTCTGAAAACAAACAGGgttgagataaaacaacaaatcaatacttaaattataattaattttgataacattttattttaagatgtccttgttacatattacatgtacttacttttattataacaacaatacattatgcataattacatgcaagtaaccctaagccaaagcGAATCCTAACTCTTAACTATATAGTGCGTGCATGTTGttaattatttagttaattaaaataggaagtttgaatatatatttttaaaatcgtaataaagtttttaatgtattttggaaCAAATGAAGCCATGAGCAGAATATACttttttctaaaacattattaaaaaaatatcaaactgacaacaaaacttttgaatgatatgaTGACTTGCATATCTCAGAAATGGATACGGAGAACTGAAACTCAACCAATGGCTGCTTAATTTGACAGAAGATACAGACCTCTTCAGCAGCAGGAGCACAGAATAAGCTGTGCTGGCGTCCAGACCAGTGGTGGGCTCGTCCAGAAACAGCACAGAGGGGTCTATGATCAGCTCCATCCCAATGCTGGTCCTCTTCCTCTCGCCACCTGAGATACCTCGGATCAGCTGCGTGCCCACCTGTAAAAACATATACACTTATGGTTTATCTACTTTGTAATGGGACACGAGTGAGATTCTGTGTAATATCAGACATGATAGAactaaatgaagattaaaaatggCAAATAATATGGAGATTGcttacataattttatatatatataaaaatatattatgcataCTATTTCACCTTTGCATCAGCGACTTTGTTGAGGGCCAGCTCTGAGATGAGGTGGTTCACTCTCGCCTCTTTCTCTTTTGGACTGATTTGGGAAGACAAACGTAGCGCGGCTGAGAAACAGAGGTTTTCTCTCACCGTCAGAGTCCCCATCACTATGTCATCCTTAACACATAACCACAAATGTTGTAGATAATGTATTGATATGGTCAACAAGAAAACTTCATTCAGAATCCCAATATACGATCCTACACCTTAAAAGCATTTATGCATCAAAAAGTTCTCACATCTCAATATAGTGCATTGTACCTGGACAACATAACCAGAAAGACATTTGAAATTAGGTGGCTGTGGGGCTCCATTGATGAGAACTTCACCAGAGAGTCCCACAGGATCCTTCCGGGCTGCAAGTACATCTAAaaaactgaaagagagagagagaagcggaCGATAATGATGTTTCTTTAGCATTCATCTAATTGATTCCACATTACTGGAGGAAACTAGTCAGGAGATATTCTCCAAAACCTTGATCCATTTGGCACCGATATCTTATTAGGATGTGTAGAAGTCAAATATGCACTCACGAAGATTTGCCACTTCCCGTAGGacccaaaatagcatttaaacCAGGTCTCATGATCCCACTGAAAACGGACATAAAAATGAGATTATGTTCATGTCACTAGCTATGGAATTCATCAGGCACTGTGGAAAAAATGAGGTACGTAATTGCGCAGTTTAAAAGTAGAGAGCCATGTGTTGAGATGAATGCTGCCCATCTAAGCAATGGATCTGAATGTGAATGCATGGCTGACGAAACACTTGTTAAATCTGAAATGCTTATCAAACTATAATACTGTTAAAAGTAGGTCATCTAGACGCTGCTGAGACCCTCAGTTTAACTAAGTCTTTTATTAGGTCGAGATCACACTTGACTGCATTTAACCCCGGTGGCTTGTAAGCCAAGAGATCAAGAGATTAGAATCACAAACCCATTCTTAATATCATATAATTGACACTAACACTATGGAGAAGAATGCGCTTGGCTCTGGGAAATGGCAAGCTCATTTAATGCCTTTAAGCAGTTTTTCGGTTTTCTGCTGTCCATTGTTCtgctgaaaacattttattcaattcaggtttatttgtatagtgctttttacgatacaaatcaatGCAAAgcaattaagtttctacaatatttagtagtagcttatacgtgttgactgtcagtttatgtgcatttgacaggaattttcagaaaaatgttttcaagacgtagtcaaccagacgatgatcattattaacagcaattattatgtgattgcatagtaagtagcgatatttgttagttctgtgtgttgtttcagggttagcatcatctcaTTTCATGCAGCACGTGTAAAAGGGTTTTATACAGAGGTTACAAGAGACCTTTGGTATGCTTCATGTTTCTATGAGGCCATGAGAAATGTCTTAAGATCCATAAAAGTccctgttttatttttactgaattatttttttaatgccaatGACCCCTAATCACATTGTGAggcaaatatattttcaaatttagcATG from Carassius auratus strain Wakin chromosome 26, ASM336829v1, whole genome shotgun sequence carries:
- the LOC113044041 gene encoding ATP-binding cassette sub-family G member 2-like, which translates into the protein MTDNAVFEHDQITEETGRNGKSGSNVIAMELIKKQHGATVSFHSIRYRVEQKSGPICRRTTVHKEILVDLNGIMRPGLNAILGPTGSGKSSFLDVLAARKDPVGLSGEVLINGAPQPPNFKCLSGYVVQDDIVMGTLTVRENLCFSAALRLSSQISPKEKEARVNHLISELALNKVADAKVGTQLIRGISGGERKRTSIGMELIIDPSVLFLDEPTTGLDASTAYSVLLLLKRMAGQGRTIIMSIHQPRYSIYRLFDSLTLLVNGKQVYHGPTQDALDYFANIGYACEAHNNPADFFLDIINGSCAAANMTKIHNNGDFEFEVAAVSQQSIEDQLVEKYRNCSYARSIKAELERITWAKDNNIRAKGHTITYNSSFFHQLHWVLWRTFWNLMLNPQTSVAQLAVTTLMAAIVGAIFYGVKDDQSGIQNRFGVLFFITTNQCFSTLSAAELFITERKLFIHEITSGYYRVSVYFLSKILSDIITQRTVPTILFTAVVYFMIGLKPTVAAFFIFMLTVILVSCAAASMTMAISADQSVVAVANIFMTISFIFMMIFSGLLVNLKSIMDWLSWLKYLSIPRYGLEALEINEFVGLKFCGNVSAVMSSPAADILMCTGEQHLAFQGIDYSSWGLWHNHIALALMTLIFLIIAYIKLRFIPKFS